The Citrifermentans bemidjiense Bem genome window below encodes:
- a CDS encoding heavy metal translocating P-type ATPase: MPTTAAASTMEHYSCAHCGLPVATPSLGKAPSTLDRQEIFCCHACRLVSAIVGNRQGEQGWHLFRLGIGALLAMNVMMISLLLYAGSVETQLIPLFRRILLVLSIPAMLILIPPFLSGALREISSRRFCLDFLIALGSLSAFSLSAVNAVVGSGEVYFDTATMLPVLVTLGKFIEASVKRKASELLETLETLLPRTALRVTGEGTDEVALDALQPGDLVRVRPGERVAVDGTVVEGTSSIEEAPFTGEFLPRLCRKGDAVTAGTVNGQGTLLLRADRTGSQLLLHSIADMVQQAWRAPSQSERLAQKAAMLFLPAVLLVSVGALICWSFKGLPDQALLSALSVLVVACPCTMGIATPLATSLAVARAARAGIVVRGGSVMEGIAGTGTVFFDKTGTVTSGTPVLSEMELLDPLTTRAELLGRLAALESASEHPLAAAVKAAAAACGAAPGTATQVELSAGCGISGTVTWKGVATRMWAGNASCADGDVGCEDLPGEGAVVFAGWDGRLRARLHFADPLKDDAASSLDALHRLGLTSVLLSGDRFSSAQVAAKRLGIRRVEAPSPPDRKLELIAGYIAKGRKVAMVGDGVNDAPALAAAQTGIALGTGMELAQVAGNVVILSGRLSQIPWLIALSRRAGNIIRGNLALSFAYNAVALAAAAAGLLHPLLAAVAMVVSSLTVLGNSLRIGAFPAPSALPARSRETASPQPKGVLPAMPLEEAPAAQGRCAGAGGFPA, translated from the coding sequence ATGCCTACGACAGCGGCCGCTAGCACCATGGAGCACTATTCTTGCGCGCACTGCGGACTCCCGGTGGCAACCCCCTCGCTTGGGAAAGCCCCCTCTACTCTCGACCGGCAGGAGATCTTCTGCTGCCACGCCTGCAGGCTGGTCTCCGCCATCGTCGGAAACCGGCAGGGGGAGCAGGGGTGGCACCTGTTCCGGCTCGGCATCGGCGCGCTCCTGGCCATGAACGTGATGATGATTTCCCTGCTCCTCTACGCCGGGAGCGTGGAGACGCAGCTGATCCCCCTGTTCCGCCGCATACTCCTCGTGCTTTCCATCCCCGCCATGCTGATCCTGATCCCCCCGTTTCTTTCCGGCGCGCTACGCGAGATCTCGTCGCGGCGCTTTTGCCTCGACTTCCTCATCGCGCTCGGATCCCTCTCCGCCTTCTCCCTGAGCGCGGTGAACGCGGTCGTCGGCTCCGGAGAGGTCTATTTCGACACCGCCACCATGCTTCCGGTGCTGGTTACCCTGGGAAAATTCATCGAGGCGTCGGTGAAAAGGAAGGCGAGCGAGCTCCTGGAAACACTGGAGACGCTGCTGCCGCGGACCGCGCTCCGGGTGACCGGGGAGGGGACCGACGAGGTGGCGCTGGACGCGCTGCAGCCGGGCGACCTGGTGCGGGTGCGGCCGGGCGAGCGAGTGGCGGTGGACGGCACCGTGGTGGAAGGGACGAGCAGCATCGAGGAGGCACCCTTCACCGGCGAGTTCCTCCCCAGGCTCTGCCGCAAAGGGGACGCGGTCACAGCCGGCACGGTGAACGGCCAGGGGACCCTGCTGTTGCGCGCCGACCGGACCGGGTCGCAGCTTTTATTGCACAGTATCGCCGACATGGTGCAGCAGGCCTGGCGCGCCCCTTCGCAGAGCGAGCGGCTGGCGCAGAAGGCGGCCATGCTTTTTCTGCCGGCGGTGCTCCTGGTCTCCGTCGGCGCGCTCATCTGCTGGTCATTCAAGGGCCTTCCCGACCAGGCGCTCCTGAGTGCGCTTTCCGTGCTGGTGGTCGCCTGCCCCTGCACCATGGGGATAGCCACCCCCCTTGCCACCTCGCTGGCCGTAGCCCGTGCCGCGCGCGCCGGCATCGTCGTGCGCGGCGGCAGCGTCATGGAGGGGATAGCCGGCACTGGTACAGTCTTCTTCGACAAGACCGGCACCGTCACCTCCGGCACCCCGGTGCTGAGCGAGATGGAGCTGCTGGATCCGCTCACGACCCGCGCCGAACTGCTGGGGAGGCTGGCCGCCCTGGAATCGGCAAGCGAGCACCCGCTGGCGGCGGCGGTCAAGGCCGCGGCGGCTGCCTGCGGCGCAGCCCCCGGCACCGCAACGCAGGTCGAGCTCTCGGCTGGGTGCGGCATCAGCGGCACGGTGACCTGGAAAGGGGTGGCGACGAGGATGTGGGCAGGAAACGCCTCATGCGCCGACGGCGATGTGGGGTGCGAGGATCTGCCGGGGGAGGGTGCGGTGGTGTTCGCGGGGTGGGATGGGAGGCTCAGGGCGAGGCTTCATTTCGCCGATCCGCTCAAAGACGATGCGGCAAGCTCCCTGGACGCGCTGCACCGGTTGGGTTTGACGAGCGTGCTCCTCTCGGGCGACCGCTTTTCCTCGGCCCAGGTGGCGGCCAAGCGGCTGGGGATCCGCCGGGTCGAGGCCCCCTCCCCTCCGGACCGCAAGCTGGAGCTCATCGCCGGCTACATCGCCAAGGGGCGGAAGGTGGCCATGGTGGGGGACGGGGTAAACGACGCGCCCGCCCTCGCCGCGGCCCAGACCGGGATCGCGCTCGGAACCGGGATGGAGCTCGCCCAGGTGGCGGGGAACGTGGTGATCCTGTCGGGGCGGCTGTCGCAAATTCCCTGGCTGATCGCGCTCAGCCGGCGCGCCGGGAACATCATCCGCGGGAATCTCGCCTTAAGCTTCGCCTACAACGCGGTGGCGCTGGCCGCGGCGGCTGCAGGCCTGCTCCATCCGCTTCTGGCCGCGGTCGCCATGGTGGTCTCCAGCCTCACCGTGCTGGGAAACTCCCTGCGCATCGGCGCCTTTCCCGCCCCCTCCGCCCTCCCGGCACGAAGCCGGGAGACGGCGTCGCCGCAGCCTAAGGGCGTGTTGCCGGCGATGCCCCTTGAGGAGGCTCCGGCTGCGCAGGGTCGGTGTGCTGGTGCAGGTGGTTTTCCGGCGTGA
- a CDS encoding cbb3-type cytochrome c oxidase subunit II has product MKMTPAVLIVGALMVFWASAFIIVGIPSLTMKETPSEIWRPLTPLEKAGHRLYVKNGCSYCHSLFIRVNDWDIGAERIAKAGDYVGVEPAILGSERTGPDLSQEGGEHSDDWNIAHFTNPRFTSPISLMPSWDFLTEGEITALTAYVQSQGGKHADLRQARQREWKKQAVEAYSGGFDRNIEWLHAQVPEVWRRMPNPYPATEAALQRGKRIYQQLCVNCHSPVGDGNGPAMPFLSPPPLNFTTLRRHVVENRYIGGIFYYQIMNGITGTAMPYFKKHLESEKIWDLANYLGVSFVGYTDANTEPRGIDASFEGAWENSYPPPGRERPELPVAPPAPVP; this is encoded by the coding sequence ATGAAGATGACCCCTGCCGTCCTCATCGTCGGTGCGCTGATGGTCTTCTGGGCCTCCGCCTTCATCATCGTCGGGATACCTTCCCTCACCATGAAGGAAACCCCTTCCGAGATCTGGCGCCCGCTCACCCCGCTGGAAAAGGCCGGCCACAGGCTCTACGTCAAAAACGGCTGCAGCTACTGCCATTCCCTCTTCATCAGGGTGAACGACTGGGACATAGGCGCCGAGCGGATCGCCAAGGCGGGCGACTATGTCGGCGTCGAGCCCGCCATCCTTGGCTCAGAGAGAACCGGCCCGGACCTCTCGCAGGAGGGGGGGGAGCACAGCGACGACTGGAACATCGCCCATTTCACCAACCCCCGCTTCACCAGTCCCATTTCGCTCATGCCCTCGTGGGATTTTCTGACCGAGGGCGAGATAACGGCCTTGACCGCCTACGTCCAATCGCAGGGGGGAAAGCATGCGGACCTGCGCCAGGCGCGGCAGAGGGAGTGGAAAAAGCAGGCGGTGGAGGCCTACAGCGGCGGGTTCGACCGCAACATCGAGTGGCTGCACGCGCAGGTCCCCGAGGTCTGGCGACGCATGCCTAACCCCTACCCGGCAACGGAAGCCGCGCTGCAGCGGGGGAAGCGGATCTACCAGCAGCTCTGCGTCAACTGCCACTCGCCGGTCGGCGACGGCAACGGCCCGGCGATGCCCTTTCTGAGCCCGCCGCCGCTGAACTTCACCACCCTGCGCCGGCACGTGGTCGAGAACAGGTACATCGGGGGGATCTTCTACTACCAGATCATGAACGGGATTACCGGGACCGCCATGCCCTACTTCAAGAAGCACCTGGAGAGCGAGAAGATCTGGGATCTGGCGAACTATTTGGGCGTCTCCTTCGTGGGGTACACCGACGCCAACACCGAACCCCGCGGCATCGACGCCTCCTTCGAGGGGGCGTGGGAGAACAGCTATCCCCCTCCGGGAAGGGAACGGCCGGAACTGCCCGTGGCGCCTCCGGCGCCGGTGCCGTGA
- a CDS encoding EAL domain-containing protein, protein MSPLRLSFVRNLPLKRKLMLIIMLCCCASLLAASIFFLTRDAKGLYQVQREDLVSLAEIIGANSASALVFDDPESAQRTIAPLASKRSILAVYVLTSEGQIMARHVAPEAGNAELPLERLGSSPSPAAVLAAVETIRKTAEKNSAVSGFDCLVQPVYFDYERVGTVVIHADTELFRKNLRWTATVTLLFMLVTVIAAYFFSAKLQQMISRPLLDLLSSMKDVSASKNYAIRVAKPSDDEIGLLYDGFNEMLSEIEERNQILRQRQAHLQQLAHYDPLTRLPNRTLFYDRLAQALYQAERSRQALSVIFIDLDHFKDINDTLGHRTGDLLLIEVASRLSTVVRSCDTVARLGGDEFTIFTQNVVNAENAAIVAAKLNGLFAKPFHLGESEIYVTASIGVTLFPHDGKTVDELLMNADIAMYHAKACGKNVYKMFDRKMNEHATERVTLLSDLRLALERDEFVLHYQPKVDLLTGNVTSVEALVRWMHPRLGMLAPDKFIRLSEESGFIVELTDWVLRTACSQAKKWQEQNLGSVRVAVNLSPYHFQRQDVKEAILSVLEATGLEPALLEIEITESALMQNDEYTCALFRELRELGMTISVDDFGTGYSSLSYLHRFPINTLKIDRTFILNMMKSTEDQAIVTAIIAMAKSLNMQIVAEGVETVDQLEKLKDQGCHEIQGFLVSRPVAADAVTEFFTPENHLHQHTDPAQPEPPQGASPATRP, encoded by the coding sequence ATGAGCCCCTTGCGCCTGAGTTTCGTGAGGAACCTGCCGCTGAAGCGCAAGCTGATGCTGATCATCATGCTCTGCTGCTGCGCCTCCCTTTTGGCGGCGTCCATATTCTTTCTCACCAGGGATGCCAAGGGGCTGTACCAGGTGCAGCGGGAAGACCTGGTCTCGCTGGCGGAAATCATCGGAGCCAACTCCGCCTCGGCCCTGGTCTTCGACGACCCGGAATCCGCGCAGCGGACCATCGCCCCGCTGGCGAGCAAGCGCTCCATCCTGGCCGTTTACGTATTGACCAGCGAAGGGCAGATCATGGCGCGCCACGTGGCGCCGGAGGCGGGAAACGCGGAGCTCCCGCTGGAGCGGCTGGGGTCCTCCCCCTCGCCGGCTGCCGTGCTCGCGGCCGTGGAGACCATCAGGAAAACGGCCGAAAAGAACAGCGCCGTCTCCGGTTTCGACTGCCTGGTGCAGCCGGTCTACTTCGACTACGAGCGGGTCGGCACCGTCGTCATCCATGCCGACACCGAGCTGTTCCGGAAAAACCTGCGCTGGACCGCGACGGTCACCCTGCTTTTCATGCTGGTCACCGTCATCGCGGCCTATTTCTTCTCGGCCAAGCTGCAACAGATGATCTCCAGGCCGCTACTGGATCTTCTCTCCTCCATGAAGGACGTCTCCGCCAGCAAGAACTACGCGATAAGGGTGGCGAAGCCCTCGGACGACGAGATCGGGCTTCTCTACGACGGCTTCAACGAGATGCTCTCCGAGATCGAGGAGCGCAACCAGATCCTCAGGCAGCGCCAGGCGCACCTGCAGCAGCTGGCGCACTACGATCCGCTGACCCGGCTCCCCAACCGCACCCTGTTCTACGACCGGCTGGCCCAGGCGCTGTACCAGGCCGAGCGGAGCAGGCAGGCCCTGAGCGTGATCTTCATCGACCTGGACCATTTCAAGGACATCAACGACACCCTCGGGCACCGCACCGGGGATCTGTTGCTGATCGAGGTGGCCAGCCGGCTCTCCACCGTGGTGCGCAGCTGCGACACCGTGGCGCGGCTCGGGGGGGACGAGTTCACCATATTCACCCAGAACGTGGTGAACGCCGAGAACGCGGCCATCGTGGCGGCGAAGCTGAACGGGCTCTTCGCCAAGCCCTTCCATCTGGGCGAAAGCGAGATCTACGTCACGGCCAGCATCGGGGTGACCCTGTTCCCGCACGACGGCAAGACGGTGGACGAGCTGCTGATGAACGCGGACATCGCCATGTACCACGCGAAAGCCTGCGGCAAGAACGTCTACAAGATGTTCGACAGGAAGATGAACGAGCACGCGACCGAGAGGGTGACGCTGCTGTCGGACTTAAGGCTTGCGCTGGAGCGCGACGAATTCGTGCTGCACTACCAGCCCAAGGTGGACCTCCTCACCGGCAACGTGACCTCGGTGGAGGCCCTGGTGCGCTGGATGCACCCGAGGCTGGGGATGCTGGCGCCGGACAAGTTCATCCGGCTGAGCGAGGAGAGCGGGTTCATCGTGGAATTGACCGACTGGGTGCTGCGCACCGCCTGCAGCCAGGCCAAGAAGTGGCAGGAGCAAAACCTGGGCTCGGTGCGGGTGGCGGTGAACCTCTCGCCCTACCATTTCCAGCGCCAGGACGTGAAGGAGGCGATCTTGTCGGTGCTGGAAGCGACGGGCCTTGAGCCGGCGCTCCTTGAGATAGAGATCACCGAGTCGGCGCTGATGCAAAACGACGAGTACACCTGTGCGCTGTTCCGGGAGCTGAGGGAACTCGGCATGACCATCTCGGTGGACGATTTCGGCACCGGCTATTCCTCCCTGAGCTACCTGCACCGGTTCCCCATCAACACGCTGAAGATCGACCGGACCTTCATCCTGAACATGATGAAGAGCACCGAGGACCAGGCCATCGTCACGGCCATCATCGCCATGGCCAAGAGCCTCAACATGCAGATCGTAGCGGAGGGGGTGGAGACGGTGGACCAGTTGGAGAAGCTAAAGGATCAGGGTTGCCACGAGATCCAGGGCTTCCTGGTGTCGCGCCCGGTGGCCGCGGACGCGGTCACCGAGTTCTTCACGCCGGAAAACCACCTGCACCAGCACACCGACCCTGCGCAGCCGGAGCCTCCTCAAGGGGCATCGCCGGCAACACGCCCTTAG
- a CDS encoding quinol:electron acceptor oxidoreductase subunit ActD has translation MADLGYGEINDDVLRALKKPTLPYFLTAAALAGVVGLAALTFMYQTQAGMGVTGLNRPVGWAVYITNFVFWVGIAHSGTLISAILYLMRADWRDAVSRSAEAMTIFAVLTAGLFPLIHLGRLWAAYYIVPYPSQRQIWPNFVSPLVWDVLAVTTYLTVSSIFWFVGMIPDLAAARDLHQEQLGPRHWRTRLYRALSLGWSGTGSQWHHYGRSYLFFAAFATPLVVSVHSVVSWDFAMGLLPGWHSAIFPPYFVAGAIHSGLAMVITLLIPMRRYLRLERLIEMRHFEMLAKTIILTATIVGYAYAVEAFIAWYGEDPIEWQNHLWRAFGPPAWMYWLCVVCNVFVPWLFLFKKMRTSLVPLFVISLLINLGMWFERLMIIYTSQAHDFLPHNFGGYAPSWVELMITASSFGFFLLFFLGFTKTLPTVPLSELKEKVADEEIKPVGSCDSRVRERIATQRPSVLALFSNAGRLVEAAKLSCDGGFQVMESFSPVKIEALDHVLKKRHSPVRLFTLGGAVSGLVGGFWLAGGTALVNRLIVGGKPPLSWVPFCVVAFEGTILLGCLANLLGLALFSRLFRFETAPYYDPRFSRDRFGLLVSCKAGEVDRLKELLAPSLPEEIHVHK, from the coding sequence TTGGCTGACTTAGGCTACGGCGAGATAAACGACGACGTCCTGCGCGCGCTGAAGAAGCCGACGCTCCCCTATTTCCTCACCGCCGCCGCGCTCGCGGGGGTGGTCGGGCTCGCGGCGCTCACCTTCATGTACCAGACCCAGGCGGGGATGGGGGTGACCGGGCTGAACCGCCCCGTCGGCTGGGCCGTCTACATCACCAACTTCGTCTTCTGGGTCGGGATCGCCCACTCCGGGACCCTGATCTCCGCCATCCTCTACCTGATGCGCGCCGACTGGCGCGACGCCGTCTCGCGCTCCGCCGAGGCGATGACCATCTTCGCGGTCCTGACCGCGGGGCTCTTCCCGCTCATCCACCTGGGGAGGCTTTGGGCCGCCTACTACATCGTCCCCTACCCCTCGCAGCGCCAGATCTGGCCCAACTTCGTGAGCCCCCTGGTCTGGGACGTCCTTGCCGTCACCACCTACCTCACGGTGAGCTCCATATTCTGGTTCGTCGGCATGATCCCCGACCTTGCCGCGGCGCGCGACCTGCACCAGGAACAGCTGGGCCCCAGGCACTGGCGCACCCGGCTCTACCGCGCGCTGTCGCTGGGCTGGTCCGGCACCGGGAGCCAGTGGCACCATTACGGGCGCTCCTACCTCTTCTTCGCCGCCTTTGCCACGCCGCTCGTGGTCTCGGTGCACTCGGTCGTTTCCTGGGACTTCGCCATGGGCCTCCTCCCCGGGTGGCACAGCGCCATCTTCCCCCCCTACTTCGTCGCTGGCGCCATCCACTCGGGGCTCGCCATGGTGATCACCCTGCTGATCCCGATGCGCAGATACCTGCGCCTGGAGCGCCTGATCGAAATGCGCCACTTCGAGATGCTGGCGAAGACCATCATCCTCACCGCGACCATCGTCGGCTACGCCTACGCCGTCGAGGCCTTCATCGCCTGGTACGGCGAGGACCCCATCGAGTGGCAGAACCACCTCTGGCGCGCCTTCGGCCCCCCGGCATGGATGTACTGGCTCTGCGTCGTCTGCAACGTCTTCGTCCCCTGGCTCTTCCTCTTCAAGAAGATGCGCACAAGCCTCGTCCCCCTCTTCGTCATCTCGCTCCTCATCAACCTGGGGATGTGGTTCGAGAGGCTGATGATCATCTACACCTCGCAGGCGCACGACTTCCTGCCGCACAACTTCGGCGGCTATGCGCCCAGTTGGGTCGAACTCATGATCACCGCCAGCTCCTTCGGCTTCTTCTTACTCTTCTTCCTGGGCTTCACCAAGACGCTCCCCACGGTCCCTCTGAGCGAGCTGAAGGAGAAGGTGGCCGACGAGGAGATCAAGCCGGTGGGGAGCTGCGACAGCCGGGTGCGGGAGAGGATCGCCACCCAAAGGCCGAGCGTCTTGGCGCTCTTCTCCAATGCCGGGCGCCTGGTGGAGGCGGCGAAGCTTTCCTGCGACGGAGGGTTCCAGGTGATGGAGAGCTTCTCGCCGGTGAAGATCGAAGCGCTCGACCACGTGCTCAAAAAGCGCCATAGCCCGGTCCGCCTCTTCACCCTGGGGGGCGCCGTGAGCGGCCTTGTCGGCGGCTTCTGGCTCGCCGGCGGTACCGCGCTGGTGAACCGGCTCATAGTGGGTGGTAAGCCGCCCCTCTCCTGGGTCCCCTTCTGCGTGGTCGCCTTCGAAGGGACCATCCTCCTGGGATGCCTCGCCAATCTCCTGGGGCTCGCCCTTTTTTCCCGCCTGTTCCGGTTCGAGACCGCCCCCTATTACGACCCCCGCTTCAGCCGCGACCGCTTCGGCCTTCTGGTGAGCTGCAAGGCGGGCGAGGTGGACCGGCTGAAAGAGCTGCTGGCCCCGTCCCTCCCGGAGGAAATCCATGTCCACAAGTGA
- a CDS encoding cbb3-type cytochrome c oxidase subunit I gives MFKFASKPQSAALAFMVAGSVWFVVGAVYGFMSAIHLVAPEFLPHVGALVFGRERPVHVNTMLYGFVGPMLVGSGLYYLPALLRTRLWSEPLAWAAFFFWNLTVLSGPVGFAFGITQGREYNEYVWLADVSLVIAVVCLIVNSALTIANRQEDQIYVSIWYFMATFLWTASNYPLGNVMWHPATGAMPGLIDSIFLWFWGHNLPGLLITPLATGAAYFVIPRVARTPLNSHTLSLLGFWLLIALYSHIGGHHVLQSPIPNWLKTVSVVDSIAMVLPVSIVVINLWMTARNFGRRIWGDPAARLVMGGVVWYIVTCIQGPLQSLPFLQRVTHFNNWTVGHAHIAMLGFGGYIALGAMWHIVPLITGRELYSKKLVSLQFGLVTFGLTGFFLVLTAAGLVQGTAWHNGETVLRVLPQLVPFMASRAALGVFIFTASLVGLYNLLMSLRRGEEQEGAQLQRAEDAA, from the coding sequence ATGTTCAAATTCGCATCCAAACCGCAAAGCGCAGCTCTCGCCTTCATGGTGGCCGGTTCGGTCTGGTTCGTCGTCGGCGCCGTCTACGGCTTCATGTCCGCCATACACCTGGTCGCCCCCGAGTTCCTGCCGCACGTGGGCGCGCTGGTCTTCGGGCGCGAGCGGCCGGTCCACGTCAACACCATGCTCTACGGCTTCGTCGGGCCCATGCTGGTGGGGAGCGGCCTGTACTACCTCCCGGCCCTGTTGCGGACCCGGCTTTGGTCCGAGCCGCTCGCCTGGGCCGCCTTCTTCTTCTGGAACCTGACCGTCCTGAGCGGCCCCGTGGGGTTCGCCTTCGGGATCACCCAGGGGCGCGAGTACAACGAGTACGTCTGGCTCGCCGACGTCTCGCTGGTGATCGCCGTGGTCTGCCTCATCGTCAACAGCGCGCTCACCATCGCCAACCGCCAGGAAGATCAGATCTACGTCTCGATCTGGTACTTCATGGCCACCTTCCTCTGGACCGCCAGCAACTACCCTCTGGGGAACGTGATGTGGCACCCGGCGACCGGGGCCATGCCGGGGCTGATCGACTCCATCTTCCTCTGGTTCTGGGGGCACAACCTCCCCGGGCTCCTGATCACCCCGCTTGCCACCGGGGCCGCCTACTTCGTCATTCCCCGGGTGGCGAGGACCCCGCTCAACTCGCACACCCTGTCGCTATTGGGCTTCTGGCTCTTGATCGCGCTCTACTCGCACATTGGGGGGCACCACGTGCTGCAGTCCCCCATCCCCAACTGGCTTAAGACCGTCTCCGTTGTGGACTCCATCGCCATGGTCCTCCCCGTCTCCATCGTCGTCATCAACCTCTGGATGACGGCCCGCAACTTCGGGCGGCGCATCTGGGGAGACCCGGCGGCCAGGCTCGTCATGGGGGGTGTCGTCTGGTACATCGTCACCTGCATCCAGGGGCCCTTGCAGTCGCTCCCCTTCCTGCAGCGGGTGACCCACTTCAACAACTGGACCGTAGGGCACGCCCACATCGCCATGCTCGGCTTCGGCGGCTACATAGCTCTCGGGGCGATGTGGCACATCGTCCCCCTCATCACCGGGCGCGAGCTCTACTCGAAGAAGCTGGTCTCGCTGCAGTTCGGCCTGGTCACCTTCGGCCTCACCGGGTTTTTCCTGGTGCTGACCGCGGCGGGGCTGGTGCAGGGGACCGCCTGGCACAACGGGGAGACCGTGCTCCGGGTGCTACCCCAACTGGTCCCCTTCATGGCGTCGCGCGCAGCCCTCGGGGTCTTCATTTTCACCGCCTCGCTGGTCGGGCTCTACAACCTGCTCATGTCCTTACGCCGCGGCGAGGAGCAAGAGGGGGCGCAGCTTCAGCGCGCGGAGGATGCGGCATGA
- a CDS encoding c-type cytochrome: MKKLIALIIVVPPLIFTVVFGYLLVKGPRMTVQHHFREFQTVLPPPPPGTVSAQPDASRIPAGAALALVKNPLPANPQNLERGGIYYGYYCLFCHGEGGAGDGPVGHSYIPAPADLRRAKVVGYSDGELLRAMLTGAGHEPVLERVVPPEQRFHLALFVRSLARAR, from the coding sequence ATGAAGAAGTTGATCGCGCTGATAATCGTGGTCCCCCCGCTCATCTTCACCGTCGTCTTCGGCTATCTCCTGGTCAAGGGGCCCAGGATGACCGTGCAGCACCACTTCCGCGAGTTCCAGACGGTTCTCCCGCCGCCGCCTCCCGGCACCGTGAGCGCGCAACCGGACGCCTCACGCATTCCCGCCGGCGCCGCTTTGGCGCTGGTAAAAAACCCGCTCCCCGCCAATCCGCAGAACCTGGAACGCGGCGGGATCTACTACGGCTACTACTGCCTCTTCTGCCATGGGGAGGGGGGCGCTGGAGACGGGCCGGTCGGGCACAGCTACATCCCGGCACCCGCCGACCTGAGGAGAGCGAAAGTAGTGGGATACAGCGACGGGGAGCTGCTTCGGGCCATGCTCACCGGGGCGGGGCACGAGCCGGTGCTGGAGCGGGTGGTTCCCCCGGAGCAGCGCTTTCACCTGGCCCTTTTCGTTCGCTCCCTCGCCCGAGCCCGTTAG
- a CDS encoding sulfite exporter TauE/SafE family protein yields the protein MEIEGLTHHLWIGFAGGLVACAHCVGMCGGFVLHLSREKERQDMLTGQFLWQAGRLSSYLFLGAVAGFTGGYFQLLLLRHGLWQNLLSYAAAAVMFLMGASLLGLLPLRGEANRGMFSSTLSALAARLCTDSSPGSALTMGIVTGFLPCPIVVAFLAYSLQTGSVLSGLATMAALAAGTSLPLLVLGSAARLTRWHLRAWGARAGGAVLLLFALGTALRGSAFYHRLLGCPPTPGPQIISASAHSATGAWRGDAYDSGR from the coding sequence TTGGAAATTGAAGGCCTCACTCACCATCTCTGGATCGGATTCGCCGGCGGGCTCGTCGCCTGCGCCCACTGCGTCGGCATGTGCGGCGGGTTCGTGCTGCACCTGTCACGGGAAAAGGAGCGCCAGGACATGCTGACAGGGCAGTTCCTGTGGCAGGCCGGCAGGCTCAGCAGCTATCTCTTCCTGGGCGCGGTCGCCGGTTTCACCGGCGGCTATTTCCAGCTCCTGCTGCTGCGCCACGGCCTGTGGCAAAACCTGTTGAGCTACGCGGCGGCGGCAGTCATGTTCCTCATGGGGGCGAGCCTTCTGGGCCTGCTTCCCTTGCGGGGGGAGGCGAACCGGGGGATGTTTTCCTCGACTCTTTCCGCGCTGGCGGCCAGGCTTTGCACCGATTCCTCTCCCGGCTCCGCCCTCACCATGGGGATCGTCACCGGCTTTCTTCCCTGCCCCATCGTCGTCGCTTTCCTCGCCTATTCCCTGCAGACCGGCTCCGTCCTCTCCGGCCTCGCCACCATGGCCGCACTGGCGGCCGGGACCTCGCTGCCGCTTCTCGTACTGGGGAGCGCGGCGCGGCTCACCCGATGGCACCTGCGCGCCTGGGGGGCACGGGCCGGCGGCGCCGTCCTGCTCCTCTTCGCCCTGGGAACCGCCCTCCGGGGATCCGCCTTCTACCACAGGCTCCTCGGCTGCCCCCCCACCCCCGGGCCGCAGATAATCAGCGCCAGCGCTCATTCCGCGACCGGCGCCTGGAGGGGCGATGCCTACGACAGCGGCCGCTAG
- a CDS encoding cbb3-type cytochrome oxidase assembly protein, which produces MEGNAFLFLWIGFLLLMSTALGTLFLWAIRAGQFSNQERARYLALDAAIPDLEPPTETAPQAKGKQTRPEEG; this is translated from the coding sequence ATGGAAGGAAACGCATTCCTGTTTTTGTGGATCGGCTTTCTGCTGCTGATGAGCACCGCACTCGGCACACTTTTCCTCTGGGCCATACGCGCCGGGCAGTTCTCCAACCAGGAGCGCGCGCGTTACCTGGCATTGGATGCGGCGATCCCTGACCTGGAGCCGCCAACTGAAACCGCGCCGCAGGCAAAAGGGAAGCAGACAAGGCCGGAAGAGGGGTAA
- a CDS encoding cytochrome c3 family protein — translation MSPASEDKNMKKWKTPLWAAVAAACVVLLSFLATLVYLDQLYPVGLGPRQPIPFSHRVHAGVKKISCFMCHSEAHRSSRAGIPPLQTCLLCHSRIIRTYPYIAKLRALAASNQPVIWARVNWLPEFVYFDHSMHIQRGIDCGHCHGDVSRMDRVSKARKFQMGFCIQCHRYNRATHDCFTCHR, via the coding sequence ATGAGCCCGGCCTCCGAAGACAAGAACATGAAGAAATGGAAGACGCCCCTTTGGGCGGCGGTGGCCGCGGCTTGCGTGGTGCTCCTCTCCTTCCTCGCGACCCTCGTCTACCTGGACCAGCTCTACCCGGTCGGGCTGGGGCCGCGCCAGCCGATCCCCTTCAGCCACCGGGTGCACGCCGGGGTGAAAAAGATCAGCTGCTTCATGTGCCACAGCGAGGCTCACCGCTCGTCGCGCGCGGGGATACCGCCGCTTCAGACCTGCCTCCTCTGCCACTCGCGCATCATCAGGACCTACCCCTACATCGCCAAGCTGCGGGCTCTGGCGGCGTCGAACCAGCCGGTGATCTGGGCGCGGGTGAACTGGCTCCCCGAGTTCGTCTACTTCGACCACTCCATGCACATCCAGCGCGGCATCGACTGCGGCCACTGCCACGGGGACGTCTCCCGGATGGACCGGGTCTCGAAAGCGCGCAAATTCCAGATGGGTTTCTGCATCCAGTGCCACCGCTACAACCGCGCGACGCACGACTGCTTCACTTGCCACAGGTAG